AACTCAGTGCTTACGTATATGGTAGGTGCACAATCATATTTATTGCACTTAATTGAGTTTAGTTACTTTAAAGTAAATTTTGAAGGAATAGACTGAGTTGAAATACATACACTTTATTTCCAGAACCTTTATTGTACCATTTAATAATTCTAAACTAATTAAAGATTCTtacctaaatatttaaataatagtgCTTAGGATTAGGACTTACTTTTATTTGGAGCATATTTTTTTTTGGAACTTTACAAATTCCCATCTAAAAATCCCAAAGATTTACAGTGGCTTgttttgaatattaatatttccagaattcaattaaggttttttttttatctcttacTTGAACTTTCCTTCAATGAAAAtcattttcttgttaaaaatgtCTTAATGCCATTTATTggaattctaaaattaaattatagtaACATAAAGCTaattgtttctttccctttgttaacaCTGTAGCTTTTTGAAAGATTGCCGAGTTATTTTGACCTTCAGAGGAGGCTGATGATTTTAGAAGACCAAATAAGCTATCTTTTAGGTGGCATACAAGTTGTTTATATTGAAGAATTACAGCCAGTATTGACACTTGAAGAATATTACTCTCTTCTTGATGTGTTTTATAATAGACTGTTGAAAAGTAGGATACCATTTCACCCTCGAAGTTTGCGTGGTTTACAAATGATCCTTAACAGGTAAATATCTAAGATAGAAGGATTACTTTTATTCCTTCGTCTAGGTGGGTTGTGTGTGTAAATGCattaaattgttttgtatttcaaTGGGTAGTTCTtaagaattaaagaagaaaatgccaCTACTTGTGTTAGCAACTCTCTTCTACACTCTAGAAAAGCCAGCATGGGAGGATTGAAGAATTTAGTGTCTAGAACATTCTTTGAATATATTGCTGAGCAGATTTACTGGGCAAAGTCAATCCAATGGAAAACATTATAAGATTAAACTAATAGTAAATCAGTAGCCAACATTTGTGGTGTATACACTGTTTGCCGAGCACTGTGTTGGGTACTTATATGCATTCTGTCTTTAGCTCTGACAACCTCACTGTGCAGCAGGTCACCCCTTGCATGTAACAGATAAGGAAGGTCAGAGGGCTTGCAAGTAGGTCGTGATCCTGAAGAAGTGTGTCTTTGGGGGCAGCAAAGCTTTAAGTTGCTGCACTTTTGAGGTGGCTTttcttgatgattttttttttattattttcctgagGACTAATCAAACATTTTCTCTGGTCGGGGAGAGGAGAGGGTCAGTGGTTTTTcctttaatgtatattttattgcaGTGACAGATATGCTCCAAGCTTGCATGAACTCGGGCATTTTAATATTCCAACACTCTGTGATCCAGCAAATCTCCAGTGGTTTATTCTCACCAAAGctcagcaggcaagagagaacatgaaaagaaaggaagagtaagTACTGCCAGTCCTCTGTAAAGTCAGATCATTCAGTCTAACTGAAAACTTCAGATATTTGGAACTCATAAATATGGGACCTGGAAACAGTATGAAGCTTAGGAAATTGACTAATTTGTAGAtattccatatttatttattccctACCTAAATTATGTTACCACCATGGACCTCAGTTTGAGAAGTTCAGCTTCTTAATATAAAAGTCAATTCAGGAgcagaatgaaaaataagaatatcagCAAGGAATTTTCCAGATGGAAAAGACTGACAACAAGCaaaaatattgattatttcttGATTAACAAGAATATTGCTTAAAAGATTTCAAACTGTTAATATAAAAAGAACTTCATCTGTATCTTAATTAAGTTGAGAAGAAACCTTAAAAAAACCATCttaagccgggcacagtggctcacgcctgtaatcccagcactttgggaggctgaggcaggcagatcacttgtgaggtcaggagtttgagaccagcctggccaacatggtgaaaccccgtctctactaaaaatacaaaaactatccagGTGTTGTGGCGgtcacctctagtcccagctactcaggaggccaagacaggagaatggcttgaacccaggaggcggagtttgcagtgagccgagatcacgccactgcactccagcctagatgacagagagagagaaagaaaaataataaacctttTAACTGTTgatataaagaaaactttatctgCATTTTAATTAAGTTGAGAAGAAaccttaaaaaatcattttaggccgggcacagtggctcaagcctgtaatcccagcactttaggaggccgaggcaaggagatcacttgagcccaggagttcaagaccaggctaggcaacatggtgaaaccctgggcaatatggtggggaaaaaattagccaggcatggtggcacttgcttgtgtcccagctactcaggaggctgaggtgggaggattgattgagcctcggtggccaaggctgcagtgagctgtgatcgcacccctgcactccagcctgggtgacataatgaaatcctttctcaaaaaaaaaaacaatgtatcATTTTAGTTCCTAAGCAGTGttgtttttatgttgtttgtaTCTTTGAAGGAGTCCTATTATAGCCAACAGTTTCCTGTTTTGTAGGTGGTAAGATATTGCTTGATACTGTTTTATGTATCACCTATGAAGAAATGAGGTCATTTACTTAGCCATCATTTACTATGACTGTTATGTGCCCAAAGCTGAGATCAATGCCATTGATAGAAAGACTTAGAcatgatctctgcctcctggaattGTTTCTAGTAGGAGATGTGAGTGCTATAAATTTGCCAGTGGTAGCTGCACCACAATCCAGTGGGAAAAGCCAAAGCTGACACCTGGGAGCATAGCAGACAAGGGAAGGCAAACCGCAGGGAACAGGATGGAAGCTGGAGAGAATGCCATTCCACATGTCCATGGAGGGAAGTttcaaggagaagagaggaggacaGGGTAATGGGACCTGGTTGTTTAGCAGGGTGCCAGTggaagcagttctcctgcctcactgttCATTTGAGGTTCAGTTTCCACAAAGTGCTCATTTTAAAAGCCAGGAATTTTAAATGTAGAGAGAGGctaggtttggtggctcacacctgtaatctcagaactttgggaggccgaggtgggcagatcacttgaggtgaaaccctatctctactaaaaatatgaaaattagccaggcgtggtggtgcacacctgtaatcccagctactcaggaggctgaagcaggagaatcacttgaacccgggaggcagaggttgcagtgagccaagatcacaccattgcacctcagcctgggcgacagagcgagactctgtctcagaaaaataaataaatagaagggaTGGCAACTAACCATGGAAGCCATTCTTTTAGCAAGAGACAACGAGatcattttatgtataaaataaatgaaggagcagcatctcttttgttttccttatagAACTGATGACAACTCAGTAGGCCAGATCCTATCACACCCTACCTCTTGATTGGCTGTTAAGTATTTGTTAGtgctatttcttttctcaattttACGTCTGCTTTAACCCTCAAGAGCAATTCTAGCCAACTGTTAATCATTAGGACTGATGATTTTGTTTGCTATAACCTATCagctgctttttctctttttctctatgaCCATTTTATAGCTTTTGAGTAATGCTATTACATTGTGAGaaagcaaagtaaaaagaaaaacattcaaatagGTCAATTTGTGAATGTTCCGTCCTACCAGTTGCTCAGGCGAATAAAAACCAGCGAGTCATCTTGATTCCTCTCCCCTGTCTCACTCCCTACCCCAGTCCACCTTCAGAGCAGACCCGGAAAGAAACTcacctcttctcttttcctttcctgctgCACCTGGTCTGAGCCTCCATCATTTTGTGATGGCCTCTTGTCTGGTCTTCAGGCTTCCACACTCAGCACCTCCCCAACCCGCGGTGGACTCTCATCAGAGCAGCAGTGGGAACCTAGTCAGAGCTGTCACTTCTCTGCCCAGTGCCCACAGACCCTCTGCCCACTCCCTTGCTTGTCTCAGCTCAGCTCCTGGACTCTCCTCTCACTCGTTCTGCTCCAGCCTTTTTATCCTCCTCGAGCACTCTTGACATGTGTCCGCTCCTGGGCCTGTGTGCTTTCCCCCAGCCTGAGGTCCTCCTTCCTCAGAAATTGCAGCTTCCTCAGGCCCTGCTCACATTCCACCTTCTCTGGCCACACAACTTGCAGCATGGAGCCCCCACCCTCTGCTGTACTCTCCTCTCCACCTCAGCCGGCCTGCCTTTCTCCATCCACCTCAACAAATTTGCTGTTTCCTTATTaatgtgttttctctctctctccttcccaaaAGAAGGTAAGCTCGCTGAGGGCAGACTTCAGTCTATTTTGCTTCCTCCGGTACCAACTGGGAtgggtgcctggcacacaggggGCCTTCAGGAAATACCCGTTGACCTTTCACCTGCTTCCTTAGCCTTTTTCTGGCTCTGGGCCCCAGAGTCCTCATCCCTATACTTAGCCCCCAAGGAGAGGAAGCACTTGCTGCTAGTCCCAGCCTTCCTTCCTGCTCAGTCATCATCCTTGTGCCCCTGACTCTGGGCCCAGGAGCCTCTCCTCGCCTTTgctgtctttccttcctttgctCTGCTGTCCCTGCCCTAGTAAGACACCTTCATTATATTCGCAGAGCAGTGATGCAGACTAACTTCTTTCCTTCCATGAAGCATGTTCCTAGAGAGTGGTTTTCAGATACTTTTTAACTTACAAGGTAGATTCTTAAGTGGAaacatagtttattttattaGGTTCATGCAAAAGGAATTGcagttttttgccattaaaaaaaatggcaaaaactgcaattccttttacaccaacctaataaaaaagAGTTAAAGCTCTCAGTTGTTCTAGTTCAAAAGAAAAGGAGCCAGAGGCCACCCATGCTCACAGGGTCCTCAGAGTAGCAGCTGTGCAGGACCCTCAGCTTGctgaacagttaaaaaaaaaaaaagggggggggggaagcGCACACTCTTCTAAGCTGGTATGTACAACCCAAAACTGTATGACTGGTTGGTCCTGTCTCTTGGCACTGCCTGGCTGGCATGTAGACAGTGTTTGCTGCCTGTGGAGCCCCCAGTCCTTTAGAGGCTGGTGATAGCCTAGTTCGCAGTTCTTCTGTAGGGTGGTAACAACCCAGAGTAAACTGCGCCTGAGGATCAGCCAGCTCTCCCTAGCAGGGGCATTCCCCACTTATGTTTTTGTAGTAACCCACTCAGATGTTTCCTTTTACTCTGtatcatatatttcaaattttaaaatcacttagaTAAGTTGGAAACAATCAAAATGTACAGTAATAGAGGAATGTTTAAGTAGTTCTGATGCATGTAGTAGAAACAGTGactaaaggctgggcatggtggctcacacttataatcccagcactttggcaggctaaggcaggaggatcacttgaacccaggagttcaagaccagcctgggctacatggtgagacctcatctctacaaaaaatttaaaaattagctgggtatggtggtgtgcacctgtagtctcagctacttgggaagctgaggcaggaggtttgcctaagcctgggtggtcaaggctgcagtgaaccatggtcATGACACtgatactccagcctgggcaacagcgagaccctatctcaaggccaggcacggtggctcacacctgtaattccagcactttgggaggctgagcggggtggatcacctaaggtcaggagttcaagaccagcctggccaacatggcaaaaccctgcctctactaaaaatacaaaaaatagccgggcgtggtggtgcatgcatgtaatcccagctacttgggaggctgaggcaggataatcgcttgaacctgggaagcagaggttacagtgagccaggatcacgccactgcactccagcctgggcaacagagtaagactccatctcaggaaaaaaaaaaaaaaaaaattcctgctgaCTGTAGAGGCACCCAAGGATGAGGAAAGACTTGTACATGTTATTTTCCTGTTGAGGGGACAGCCTTGGGGAACCTTAACAAGGGCTGCCTTCTCAATGCTTTTCTAAGATTGCACCTCAGAAGAACTGATGGGTTCTCCTGTATAAAGCTTGTGACCCATGGGTCTGGGAAACCCTAGGATGAGACTGTAAGCTTCTAAAAGGAATGAGAATGAGAGTCTTGCCcagattttaaagatatattgTTGGAGAACTATGCAGTAACATGGTCACACTGCAAGGCTTCTCATTTCTAAGCATCGTTGTTAATATCTTTTCTTGACAAGTGAAAAatacctttacagaaaaagttacTCATCCCCTCCTATTGATAGAAGTTTAAGGGTTCTTTCTGTCTAATCCTGGAGAGATTAGAAGCAGGCCCAGCTGTGAAACATTTTCAGCACCATCAGCCCTGACTGCTGTCTGTCTGCTTGAATCTCTAAGCAGCACTGTGTAGGAGAGTAATCTTACAGAAAAAGCAAACAGCACTTGAGAAAGTGATCAGTATTATAGGCCAGGATAACTAACTGCTATGaccatttctgttttttactgTCTAGTTTATGGAAATTTTATAGTACCTACTTTTCTATGCAGAGTTTAAGGGTAATTAAATGTAAGATATTTAGACATTTTAAACCAATGAAGTATTTTAAATAGACTGGCTCAGGGACACGACCATGGCAGTTTTGCTTTATTCATGTTGTTAAATGGGCTTGCTGAGTAACTCATGTGTTGGTCTAGATGTAGCGCATTGAATCCACTTATCAAAACACCATATCCCTAAGCACTTGCCACCTGTGGGAGAAAGTATTTGAGACACTGAGTTCTGCCTAGAGTTGTATACTTTGTAGATCTGAACTGAAGCCCCTGATGGAATAAGAGAGTTGTAACCCCAGGCAGAGGGGAGGGAACAGACAGAGGACTGGTGAGGTAGGAGAGGAAGAGTGAAGAGAACCTGTCCTCCTCAGGGTCCTGGTTTTCCGTGAGTCTGCTTTTATCTGGGAAATCTTTAGACAGCATTACTGCCCAAGGGTTAAACTTTAGGTGGGTCCTAAAACTAGGGGTTTTATAGTCTTCATTTTCTGCTTCCTTCAGTCACTAACAGCTGCTAGGTAAGGCAATATaagagctttttaaattttatgttatttttagcCCTTTACTGCTAAAAACGTTACCAAATACTTTTAGAGATCCATGTGACAGAAACTCAAAAGATTTAACACATGATGGCTATTGGCATGTCTTCCAAACGTATAATTTGGCCTTTGTGGGTGGCATTTTCGGTGTTGTGAGTTATGGCCCCAATATGTaagaatatatttacattatgTGTTCTTTTATTTGGTTATAGCTTatgacaatatttttattttctatataatagGTTAAAGGTTATTGAAAATGAATTGATACAGGCATCAACAAAGAAATTTTCTTTGGAGAAGTTATATAAAGAGCCCAGCATTTCTAGTACACAAATGGTGGATTGTTGTAAGAGACTTCTAGAACAATCACTGCCTTACCTACATGGGATGCACCTCTGCATTTCACATTTTTACTCTGTTATGCAAGATGGAGACCTTTGTATTCCTTGGAATTGGAAGAATGGAGAAGCCATTAAGTAACAcagaaatctgttttatttttttaagagataagaaaggaacttaaattaaaaatatttaaatccacAGTTTGATATAACAGTATTATTTACATATCATAAGAACAAAGTTTCTAACTGCTGCTTTAaaagtagacttttaaaaaaaaaaagttaatttctgctaggaaatgtgttttaaaaagattttataggccaggcgtggtgacttatTCTCGCGGTCCCAACTACTTAGGGAGGTTAAgataggatcacttgagcccaggaggccaaggttgcagtgagcccagatggcaccattgccctccagcctgagcaacggaacaagaccctgtctcaaaaaataataataataatttgaaataaataagtaactaataaaaagattttatatCCCAGTCTTATGATGTTGGTTGACAAAGGTAGATAAAAAGATGTTAGAATGAAAGAACATATTTTTAGTGATATGTAAATGAAGGATTCTACAAtagtcatatatttttatatgaatgaaTGTTGGGTTGGGCTGGAgaggtatgtgtgtataaatacaaAGGTCTCACATTCAGAGTATAGCTCTGAAATAATGGAACTCTTGTCTGCAATTCAACATGCATCTGTATAGTTACATCTCATgtaaatatgcacacacatattttgcAGCCAGTAATTGACAGTTAATGTCCAAAACAGGTGATTGATAGGTAGCAAAAATTAGATAACTACCAGTTATGCCCAAGAGAAAGACTGGAAGGACTAAAAGCAGTTGAATATGTGGTACTGACATTGTCATAAGCAGTCTGATAACCAGTTTATTAAAATGTGCATTAATGgagaatttaattttaaaccCATAATTTCTCCTatccattaaaatattataattattagtaGTATGAAACCAACAGGAAATGTTTTTGAATCATTTAGCGAGATGACTCATTTGTTTCATGGGCAAACACTATCCAGGAAAATCCTTGCCTGTTTCCCAAAGAGCTCTAAGAAATAGAATCAAGTGTAAAATGGTTCAGACCATTCCAGATTTCTTGTCACTCTTCTCAACCCTGATCTTCCTGTTCTTACTGATGTTTGAAACCCTTTCATTAGCTCCGGCCTGGTTAAAGCCCCTCAGAGTCACCTCTTATTCATAGCAATACAATTTAACCCCAAGTGGTTGATGGTGTCCCCAGCACGGCCGAGAGACCTGATCTCTGGATTCAGTGCTTTTAGCTCTTCGGGTTTACCCTAAGATTCCATCAGGCAATATTTTTAACCAATCCAAAAGCTCTTCAGGTCATTTCTGAAGAGGACAAGGTGAATCCTGGCTTGGAACACCATTTTTGGGCTCTTGCTGCTGAATGAATCAGAAAGGAATTTTTTCTGAAAAGCATTAGAAAGTAAAGGAGATGTTAAAATCAGTTCTTGCAGATTTATCTAAGacactgattattttaaaagcttttacaTTCAAATGTATATTCAAAAGAAGTACTGATTTGTAATTATTATAGTTTGTGTATATCATCCCTTTTAACTGTGCCTAACAACTCTACTTAAATTTTGATTTCTAGTGTAACAAATGTTTCCTGTAAAGATTTTCCAGAGCCAAATAATGGGAGTGAAAAATTCCTTAAGtgttatataagaaaatatattagaaaatcagGTTTGGATTATACCATTTCCAAAATATACTAATATAGAATCCTCAGTAATATGTTTGAATTGGATTTTGTCTCAGAAATAATTGTTACATAATAAAGAATACATCAACCAGATAACTGTTCTTTTTCTTGTTACCCAACTGTTAGTAGTTTTAGAACTATTGCAGTATAATAGGAAATTAGAAGAAATTGGTACTTGTATATGCCTGTTTGACTTCCTCTCCCACTCtaacatgaaagagaaaattcTGTCCCACCACTGAAAGCTGGCACAGGAGCAGACCCCTCTCACTGTTTCTACAAAGTCTCGGGTGAGAAGTGGTCTCCAAAGGGACCTGAGCTCTAGCTCAGGCCTGTCCCATGGGAGAAACAGGCCTGCACTCCCCTGCCCAGGCTGTCACGGCAGGAAAGCATATGTGCGTCCCTAGGACAGGTTCTTACCAGGCCctacttcctcctttctcttaAAGGACTCCACCTCCAGGCAGCCTTCCTGAGCTAATAAGAGGGTGGTGGGCTTTCAGAAGTGGCCAGGTGGGACAAAAGGGACCAGGGCTATCTCAAGGGCCAGCTCACCTTTGGCATCTCTAGGGAGTAAGTGTATATCACAGATAGAGGTCCCCAGAGTTAACCCCCTCCAGCTTAGGTCACTGGCGCAGCAACCTGATGCCCCTGTGTCCCCCATGCTAACTTGACCTCTTTCATGGAGCCTGCCGCCCTGACCCCTGCTGCCCTGGAGAATTCTGCCCAGGCTTCCCTGCAACAAACCAAGCAGATCAAATCAGTCCCATGGAGACTGATGGGCCCCAAGGCCGCAGGCTCCTCTGTAGGGGACCATGGTCCTGGCAACCTCCCACCCACAGGCCAAGGTACAGGAGCCACAGAGGCATCCAGGGAGGCCTGGCAACTGGCTAACCATGAAGTGCCCACCCTGTTCCAAGACCACCCTCATACCTGTCATAAGCAGTCTGATAACCAGTTTATTAAAACATGTGCAGTTGCTTGGACAGCAGGGCTGACCCAGGACAAGTGCATCTGTTAGGCTGGTCTTCggggtgctggggtgggggcaggggcactTCAGGGATAGGAAGGAGAGGCCTGTGTGTTCCAGAAGTACAGAGGAACCTGGTGCTGACTGCAGTCAACCCCGATGTGATGACCTTTCTACCCACCCTCTTTGATGTCTTGGTGCTGGTTGCCGTCTTTGGCCAGGTAAGCTCATGGTCTAGGCTCTTGGGGTCCCCTCACTGGGCCGGCCCACTGCCTGCAGATAGGGGAGCCTATGGGCCAGGACTGTCCTTGGCTTCCCCTTCCAGATCGTGGGTTCAAACACACCATTCCTGGGTTCCACCACCACCAAGCCTCAACGGTGTCCTGATGGGCACAGGAGCTGCTGGGGCTTTCTAGGTTAAGACCCTTGCCTATCCCTGTGTTCCCCCGCTGCAGTACAGGGACTGCAGGGGTCAGCCTCAGTCTCTGCCCTGGGAGCCTGCCTTACCTTGCCCGGGCATCCCCACACCTGCCCTTGAAGACCCCCCACACCCAGTGGCTCTGATCCACTGTAGAGCAGCCAGGGCCCCCGTTGCTCACACCCTCTGGCCTGAGGCTGACTGGCATTGTGGCTGGGTTTGGGGGTCAGGGTTGGGGGTGGGCCTTGCCCTCAACAGCCCCCACTCCCACTCTGACCCCTTTTCAATCTTCCTCCTCTTGTGGGCTCTATCCTtggaccctcccagctcctcacaccgGATGACTTTCTAAATATCcagaaatcactttttaaaataccagCTTCGGGGCTAGGAGTGCCTAGAGCAGACCAAGAAGGCTATGGCCAGGCGGGGGCCCTGCCTCCCAGACTTCTGAAAAGGCAGAATCTGGGCCCAGAAGTTGCTGTGGGACCAGAGAGCTGGGGCTAGGAGCATCTGCACGGGCTCCATGAGGAGGGGAGGCAGGTTTCAGATCAGGGCATGCAGAGGCAGTGAGCCCaagggaggaggcaggtggaCAGATGGAGGGGGCCTACAGAGGGAAGGAGGTACTGACTGAGGTCTGGGATGACCATCTCTACCAAGAGGCCCTCTGCATCCCCCAGGATGTGCAGACCCTGGCGCACACAGTCCCACATGAGAGCCTGGGCTGGCACCGCCCTGAAGAAGGTGGCACCCACTCTCGTGGTCAGTGGATCCAGCCTGGTGGGAGGATCATCCCACTTCAGGGGGCTGGGCAGCCTGAGGGGACTAAGGGAGGTCATCTCTTCCAGCCTCCTGCCCTCAACCCCAGAACCCAGGTCTGAGCCCTGGGCCACCCAGGGCCACCCTGAACCCACCAGATTCCTCCACCACCACTTGGACAAAGTTTTGTAGAGGTCTGAGGACAAGGGTCAGCTGGGGGATCAGGAGAGGATGAAGAGGGTCACAGCTCTAACAAAGTCTTGTCCAGTCATCCCCCATCTTTCCAAGGCCTCTTCCCTGACCTCCCTACTTCATCCCGCCACTTCAACCATCTCGTCAGCTGCCCCTGAAGTGCCCAGAAGTCAGGGCTGGTTTTGTCCTCCAAGGCCATGGTGTAGTGCTGGCCCAGGATCTGCAGCCAAACTTCATACAGCACCAGCTCCGCCTTCTCCCCTAGAGAGATGGGGATGGAGGTGGCATCAGCCTGCACTCCCTCTCCTGGAAGCCGTGGGGTGGGACGCGCACCCAAACTCTAATGCTCCATCCAGGGGTCAGCTGCTGCTGGTCTAAAAACGAGATTtcttgctgcctgtttttgtgtgacccatgagctaagaatggcTTTTACATGTTTAAATGGTTGAAAACATGGAAAGTAGAATCTTATCTTGTGACACATGAGAAGTACATGACATGCAAACTTCCACATCCATAAAGAAAGGTTTCTGGGAACGTAGCCATGCTCATTTGCTGACATGTTGTCTAGGGCTGCTTTCTTGCTACAGGGGAGGGTTTGAGTATGTGGTGATGGAGACTCAGTGGCCTGCAGAGCCTTAAAGAGTTtccatctggccctttacagaaaacgcTTGCTAACCCCTACACTGATCCATCTAATGGAATATGCTGCTCACTCCGAGAGTTGATCCTAGTAGGAAATGTTGCTGACAATTTAACAGATGCtgcttttatgatttattttgtcGCTGCTGTGGTGGGAGACATGTAAGAAAATTCACCCCCTGGGAGGAGGTCATGGTGGGGCTTGTGGCCATCAATGGTGAAGCCTCTTTAAGAGGATGCATGGGGAGCTCTAC
This sequence is a window from Macaca fascicularis isolate 582-1 chromosome 2, T2T-MFA8v1.1. Protein-coding genes within it:
- the TCAIM gene encoding T-cell activation inhibitor, mitochondrial isoform X9 translates to MPDRPIKWDKSYYSFTGFKDPDEDLEQVSRMETTLTWQRSWGVAHRCSQLHSLSRLAQQNLETLKKAKGCTIIFTDRSGMSAVGHVMLGTMDVHHHWTKLFERLPSYFDLQRRLMILEDQISYLLGGIQVVYIEELQPVLTLEEYYSLLDVFYNRLLKSRIPFHPRSLRGLQMILNSDRYAPSLHELGHFNIPTLCDPANLQWFILTKAQQARENMKRKEELKVIENELIQASTKKFSLEKLYKEPSISSTQMVDCCKRLLEQSLPYLHGMHLCISHFYSVMQDGDLCIPWNWKNGEAIK
- the TCAIM gene encoding T-cell activation inhibitor, mitochondrial isoform X6, with the translated sequence MPDRPIKWDKSYYSFTGFKDPDEDLEQVSRMETTLTSWLDNNGKSAVKKLKNSLPLRKELDRLKDELSHQLQLSDIRWQRSWGVAHRCSQLHSLSRLAQQNLETLKKAKGCTIIFTDRSGMSAVGHVMLGTMDVHHHWTKLFERLPSYFDLQRRLMILEDQISYLLGGIQVVYIEELQPVLTLEEYYSLLDVFYNRLLKSRIPFHPRSLRGLQMILNSDRYAPSLHELGHFNIPTLCDPANLQWFILTKAQQARENMKRKEELKVIENELIQASTKKFSLEKLYKEPSISSTQMVDCCKRLLEQSLPYLHGMHLCISHFYSVMQDGDLCIPWNWKNGEAIK
- the TCAIM gene encoding T-cell activation inhibitor, mitochondrial isoform X10, producing MPDRPIKWDKSYYSFTGFKDPDEDLEQVSRMETTLTSWLDNNGKSAVKKLKNSLPLRKELDRLKDELSHQLQLSDIRWQRSWGVAHRCSQLHSLSRLAQQNLETLKKAKGCTIIFTDRSGMSAVGHVMLGTMDVHHHWTKLFERLPSYFDLQRRLMILEDQISYLLGGIQVVYIEELQPVLTLEEYYSLLDVFYNRLLKSRIPFHPRSLRGLQMILNSDRYAPSLHELGHFNIPTLCDPANLQWFILTKAQQARENMKRKEESTEEPGADCSQPRCDDLSTHPL
- the TCAIM gene encoding T-cell activation inhibitor, mitochondrial isoform X7; the encoded protein is MLNLSIEHIQSLNTNVHTQPLKEAKRMPDRPIKWDKSYYSFTGFKDPDEDLEQVSRMETTLTSWLDNNGKSAVKKLKNSLPLRKELDRLKDELSHQLQLSDIRWQRSWGVAHRCSQLHSLSRLAQQNLETLKKAKGCTIIFTDRSGMSAVGHVMLGTMDVHHHWTKLFERLPSYFDLQRRLMILEDQISYLLGGIQVVYIEELQPVLTLEEYYSLLDVFYNRLLKSRIPFHPRSLRGLQMILNSDRYAPSLHELGHFNIPTLCDPANLQWFILTKAQQARENMKRKEELKVIENELIQASTKKFSLEKLYKEPSISSTQMVDCCKRLLEQSLPYLHGMHLCISHFYSVMQDGDLCIPWNWKNGEAIK